In Cystobacter ferrugineus, the following proteins share a genomic window:
- a CDS encoding ImuA family protein — protein sequence MSATAGNLAVTVEALREQIRRLQAAPRKYLAALRTGVEPFDALLPGGGLPLGQVVELWGERASGRTSLALRAVAAAHREGRLCAYVDGPGELYPPAAVAAGVDPSRLLIVRPRTVEHLAWSAVQLVRSGAFACVVLDLTRAPPGTARGEDGVRLSPAEGKRLMDAAGRGGSLLLLLTASEAPADGMLRLRTESRGDRGLSVEVVRSRQGGLGTRTLLPWRALYPELTEGEGPWGAQLPPAEAVTVPELVREPSPEREGHRGILGQRPGRDAPMPSLRPMLASEPGLH from the coding sequence ATGAGTGCGACGGCCGGGAATCTGGCGGTGACGGTGGAGGCGTTGAGGGAGCAGATCCGCCGGTTGCAGGCGGCGCCGAGGAAGTACCTCGCGGCGCTGCGCACGGGGGTGGAGCCCTTCGACGCGCTGTTGCCCGGTGGCGGGCTGCCGCTGGGGCAGGTGGTGGAGCTGTGGGGCGAGCGGGCCTCGGGGCGCACGAGCCTGGCGCTGCGGGCGGTGGCCGCGGCGCACCGGGAAGGCCGGCTGTGCGCGTACGTGGATGGGCCGGGAGAGCTCTACCCGCCCGCGGCGGTGGCGGCGGGGGTGGATCCGTCCCGGCTGCTCATCGTGCGGCCCCGGACGGTGGAGCACCTGGCGTGGTCGGCGGTGCAGCTGGTGCGCAGCGGCGCGTTCGCGTGCGTGGTGCTGGATTTGACGCGGGCACCTCCGGGCACGGCGCGGGGCGAGGACGGGGTGCGGCTGTCCCCGGCGGAGGGCAAGCGGTTGATGGACGCGGCGGGACGGGGCGGAAGCCTCCTGTTGTTGCTGACGGCGTCGGAGGCTCCCGCGGACGGGATGTTGCGGCTGCGCACCGAGTCTCGTGGTGACCGGGGCCTGTCCGTGGAGGTGGTGCGCAGCCGGCAGGGAGGGCTGGGCACGAGGACCCTTCTGCCCTGGCGGGCGCTCTACCCGGAGCTGACCGAGGGGGAGGGTCCCTGGGGCGCCCAACTGCCGCCGGCCGAGGCGGTGACGGTGCCGGAGCTCGTGCGCGAGCCGAGCCCCGAGCGCGAGGGACACCGGGGCATCCTGGGGCAACGCCCGGGCCGGGACGCGCCCATGCCGTCGCTGAGGCCCATGCTGGCCTCGGAGCCGGGGCTGCACTGA
- a CDS encoding FAD:protein FMN transferase, producing the protein MVLPVLLVMLAATPEPRVRTETRPMMGTHVTVTLVGGTSRKAKEGFDEAFAIFTRVNEVMNEWRPDSALSEVNRRAGDGSFVPVPEDLCAALRRAVRGAEQTGGLFDPTWAALRGLWRFGTELTPALPDPTELKNRCALISYRGLEFAPEADGGGAGCGVRLARAGMQLGLGGLAKGWGVDRAVEKLRALGFRDFFVQAGGDFYAAGKKAGRPWKVGIREPRGEPGSVFAVLEVSDAAFSTSGDYENFFLLDGKRYHHIIDPRTCYPAMASRSATILAPSAVDAEVLTKSVFILGGEAGLALAEKHGASAVVVTAEGQVLTSPGLRGKLRLTRDPDGPPR; encoded by the coding sequence ATGGTGCTCCCTGTCCTGCTGGTGATGTTGGCCGCCACGCCCGAGCCGCGCGTGCGCACCGAGACGCGTCCGATGATGGGAACGCACGTGACGGTGACGCTGGTGGGGGGCACGTCCCGGAAGGCGAAGGAGGGCTTCGACGAAGCCTTCGCGATCTTCACGCGAGTCAACGAAGTGATGAACGAGTGGCGGCCGGACAGCGCGCTCTCGGAGGTGAACCGGCGGGCGGGAGACGGCAGCTTCGTGCCGGTGCCCGAGGACCTGTGCGCGGCGCTGCGGCGCGCGGTGCGAGGGGCGGAGCAAACGGGCGGGCTGTTCGATCCGACGTGGGCGGCACTGCGGGGGCTGTGGCGCTTCGGCACGGAGCTGACACCCGCCCTGCCCGACCCCACCGAGCTGAAGAACCGCTGCGCGCTCATCTCCTACCGGGGCCTGGAGTTCGCTCCGGAGGCGGACGGAGGTGGCGCGGGGTGTGGGGTGCGGCTCGCGCGCGCGGGGATGCAGCTCGGGCTCGGGGGACTGGCGAAGGGCTGGGGAGTGGACCGGGCGGTGGAGAAGCTCCGGGCGCTGGGCTTCCGGGACTTCTTCGTGCAGGCGGGCGGGGACTTCTACGCGGCGGGGAAGAAGGCGGGCCGGCCATGGAAGGTGGGCATCCGCGAGCCCCGGGGCGAGCCGGGCAGCGTCTTCGCGGTGCTGGAGGTCTCCGACGCGGCGTTCTCGACGAGCGGGGACTACGAGAACTTCTTCCTCCTGGACGGCAAGCGCTACCACCACATCATCGATCCCCGGACGTGCTACCCGGCCATGGCCTCGCGCTCGGCGACGATCCTCGCGCCGAGCGCGGTGGACGCGGAGGTGCTGACCAAGTCCGTCTTCATCCTCGGGGGCGAGGCGGGACTGGCGCTGGCGGAGAAGCACGGCGCCTCCGCCGTGGTGGTGACCGCGGAGGGCCAGGTGCTCACCTCGCCCGGGCTGCGCGGGAAGCTGCGGCTGACGCGGGACCCGGACGGGCCACCGCGCTAA
- a CDS encoding Y-family DNA polymerase has translation MRLAYLHFPRFAVQRKVIELPELTGKPFVLVEEVRGQQRVVCASTSALKAGVRPGTTLTAATALEPSLRHFAWRPEEERRALVALGEMLMGLAPGFQLSAPDGMWLDAGAANLVKGEEGLCAKVLAQCAELGWRGRVVVASEKFTARALARHGEKRFAVVPDGEEARALAPLPLSALEGPEQTAFAALGLSTLGEVGALPVGAVTARGGAAGMRAHARCRGGDETPFVPEVLEEVLEERLTLEWPAESLEPLQFALKTVLDRLCGRLGGRRRAAVRLSLTLKLDPSGQAVVPLTLARPTAQSKMLLDLTRHRLGDVRLEGPVAGLILRVEEDCEDRGQQLSLGDAPEGDAALEVVLSRLATALGEESLFMAALEDSHRPEAGYSPRAFRPPTVSRGLEGELLQAVEAPEAVPEVLRERPSRMLSSPTPIDVEMSPEGELLAARVGGKRRRVVALMGPERLSGDWWDERPYSRDYYRVHFEGLGQAWVFRDARDSRFYLQGLFD, from the coding sequence ATGCGCCTCGCATATCTGCACTTTCCGCGCTTCGCGGTGCAGCGCAAGGTGATCGAGCTGCCGGAGCTCACGGGCAAGCCCTTCGTGTTGGTGGAGGAGGTCCGGGGCCAGCAGCGGGTGGTGTGCGCGTCCACGAGCGCGTTGAAGGCGGGCGTGCGTCCGGGCACGACGCTCACGGCGGCGACGGCGCTGGAGCCCTCGCTGCGCCACTTCGCCTGGCGGCCCGAGGAGGAGCGGCGGGCGCTGGTGGCATTGGGCGAGATGCTGATGGGGCTGGCCCCGGGCTTCCAACTCTCGGCGCCGGACGGGATGTGGCTCGATGCGGGGGCGGCGAACCTGGTGAAGGGGGAGGAGGGGCTGTGCGCGAAGGTGCTGGCCCAATGCGCGGAGCTGGGCTGGCGGGGGCGGGTGGTGGTGGCCTCGGAGAAGTTCACCGCGCGGGCCCTCGCCCGGCATGGGGAGAAGCGCTTCGCCGTGGTGCCAGACGGAGAGGAGGCCCGGGCGCTGGCGCCGCTGCCCTTGAGTGCCCTGGAGGGCCCGGAGCAGACGGCGTTCGCGGCGCTCGGGTTGAGCACGCTCGGGGAGGTGGGCGCGCTGCCCGTGGGCGCGGTGACGGCGCGAGGGGGGGCGGCCGGGATGCGGGCGCATGCGCGCTGCCGGGGCGGGGATGAGACGCCGTTCGTCCCGGAGGTGCTGGAGGAGGTGTTGGAGGAGCGGCTGACGCTGGAGTGGCCCGCCGAGTCCCTGGAGCCCCTGCAGTTCGCCCTCAAGACGGTGTTGGATCGTCTGTGCGGGCGGCTGGGAGGCCGGCGCCGCGCGGCGGTGCGGTTGAGCCTCACGTTGAAGCTGGATCCCTCCGGGCAGGCGGTGGTGCCACTCACCCTGGCGCGGCCCACGGCGCAGTCGAAGATGCTGTTGGATCTGACGCGGCACCGCCTGGGTGACGTGCGGCTGGAAGGGCCCGTGGCGGGGCTGATTCTGCGGGTGGAGGAGGACTGCGAGGATCGGGGCCAGCAGTTGTCGCTCGGGGACGCGCCGGAGGGAGACGCGGCGCTGGAGGTGGTGCTCTCCCGGCTGGCGACGGCCCTGGGCGAGGAGTCGCTCTTCATGGCGGCCCTGGAGGACTCGCACCGTCCCGAGGCGGGGTACTCGCCGCGCGCCTTCCGGCCGCCCACGGTGAGCCGGGGCCTGGAGGGGGAGCTGCTCCAGGCGGTGGAGGCTCCGGAGGCCGTGCCGGAGGTGTTGCGCGAGCGGCCCTCGCGGATGCTCAGCAGCCCGACGCCCATCGACGTGGAGATGTCGCCCGAGGGGGAGTTGCTGGCGGCGCGGGTGGGCGGGAAGAGGCGCCGGGTAGTGGCGCTGATGGGCCCGGAGCGGCTGAGCGGAGACTGGTGGGATGAGCGCCCGTACAGCCGCGACTACTACCGGGTGCACTTCGAGGGGCTGGGTCAGGCGTGGGTGTTCCGCGATGCGCGCGACAGCCGCTTCTATCTCCAGGGCCTGTTCGATTAG